The following coding sequences lie in one Candidatus Nitrospira allomarina genomic window:
- the rpsF gene encoding 30S ribosomal protein S6, with the protein MKLYESLCILRPVQAETENERVIEKMKEVLSQAGANILKFDNSGKKKLAYDIQHERKGTYITVQFEGPPTVVFELERFQRMEDQVMKFMTVRLNPSDLVAVGEASVEEAEDGGIQ; encoded by the coding sequence ATGAAATTGTATGAATCACTGTGTATTCTTCGTCCCGTTCAAGCGGAAACAGAAAATGAGCGAGTGATTGAAAAAATGAAGGAAGTCCTGAGTCAGGCTGGAGCGAATATTTTAAAATTCGATAATAGCGGGAAAAAGAAGCTGGCCTATGATATTCAACATGAGCGAAAGGGGACCTATATTACGGTTCAATTTGAAGGCCCCCCAACGGTCGTCTTTGAGTTGGAGCGCTTTCAGCGTATGGAAGACCAGGTGATGAAATTCATGACTGTGCGGCTGAACCCAAGTGATTTGGTAGCGGTAGGTGAAGCAAGTGTGGAGGAAGCAGAAGATGGTGGGATTCAATAA
- a CDS encoding single-stranded DNA-binding protein has protein sequence MVGFNKVILIGNLTRDPELRYTPSGTPVVNFPLAVNRRYRQADDQKEEVCYVDIVVFGRQAEHCGQYLNKGDGAIVDGRLQQRRWETDDGQKRSKHEVVAQTVTFLPKKSSSGTSGAGVSEESNYDPEEYYPDPMP, from the coding sequence ATGGTGGGATTCAATAAAGTCATATTGATTGGAAATCTGACTAGAGATCCCGAGCTTCGGTATACACCCAGCGGCACCCCTGTAGTTAATTTCCCGTTAGCGGTCAATCGTCGGTACCGTCAGGCCGATGATCAAAAAGAAGAGGTGTGCTATGTTGATATTGTCGTGTTTGGACGACAAGCTGAACATTGTGGGCAGTACCTCAATAAAGGTGACGGGGCCATCGTTGATGGTCGCCTACAACAACGGCGGTGGGAAACGGACGACGGGCAGAAGAGAAGCAAACATGAAGTCGTTGCTCAAACAGTAACGTTCTTGCCGAAAAAGTCCTCCTCGGGCACCTCTGGGGCAGGAGTGAGTGAGGAGTCTAACTATGATCCGGAAGAGTATTATCCAGACCCCATGCCCTAA
- the rpsR gene encoding 30S ribosomal protein S18: MFSLGEVSVEKGRLFQRKRVCRFCFDKTPLDYKDANLLRNFLTERGRIIPRRTSGNCLRHQRKLTQAIKRARHVAILSFAEEH; the protein is encoded by the coding sequence ATTTTTAGCCTAGGAGAGGTTTCTGTGGAAAAAGGACGATTGTTTCAGCGGAAAAGAGTGTGCCGCTTTTGCTTCGATAAGACGCCATTGGATTACAAGGATGCAAATTTATTGAGGAATTTTCTCACGGAGCGCGGACGAATTATTCCTCGTCGGACCTCGGGGAATTGCTTGCGGCATCAAAGAAAATTAACCCAAGCGATTAAGCGTGCCAGGCATGTGGCTATCCTTTCATTTGCAGAAGAGCACTGA
- a CDS encoding YceD family protein yields the protein MSIAINLLDVPPTGLQIHHEVSPSDLLLSHDEGIPIGNLSCHGDLFLTGERSAHFQGKISGRMARECVRCLDQFEEDLSLSCEVEFKKAVKAVNVIVPHRDKGKGAKGRDKSVDDNATEEDVYPITGNEIDLLPAIREQVILATPLQSLCNENCLGLCQVCGSNLNDGICGCCTPVTSSAPVPIQQTISKKHPSKRSSISARRGS from the coding sequence ATGTCTATAGCCATCAATCTACTTGATGTTCCCCCCACAGGTCTTCAAATTCATCATGAGGTGAGCCCCTCGGACTTATTGCTCTCCCATGATGAGGGAATCCCTATTGGGAATTTAAGTTGTCATGGAGATCTTTTTCTGACCGGGGAGCGGTCAGCACATTTTCAAGGGAAAATATCCGGAAGGATGGCCAGGGAATGTGTGCGTTGCCTGGATCAATTTGAGGAAGATTTATCCCTATCGTGTGAGGTGGAATTTAAAAAGGCCGTGAAAGCGGTCAATGTGATTGTGCCGCACAGGGATAAAGGCAAAGGGGCAAAGGGGCGTGACAAATCCGTCGATGATAATGCGACAGAGGAAGATGTATACCCTATTACAGGAAATGAAATCGACCTTCTTCCGGCTATTCGAGAGCAGGTCATTCTTGCTACCCCCCTTCAATCTTTATGCAATGAAAACTGCCTCGGGTTGTGCCAAGTATGCGGGAGCAATTTAAATGATGGCATATGTGGGTGTTGTACCCCAGTGACTAGCTCAGCACCAGTGCCAATTCAGCAAACAATATCAAAAAAACATCCATCAAAGCGCTCCTCTATTTCTGCTCGAAGAGGATCGTGA
- the rpmF gene encoding 50S ribosomal protein L32, translating into MANPKHKISKARRDKRRSHLKLTPPNLSTCPQCHEPKPSHTTCLNCGTYKGIAIISVEEG; encoded by the coding sequence ATGGCAAATCCTAAACACAAAATTTCAAAAGCCCGGAGAGATAAGCGGCGATCTCATCTCAAACTCACCCCGCCAAATTTGTCTACGTGTCCTCAATGTCATGAGCCCAAGCCGTCTCATACGACATGTTTAAATTGTGGAACCTATAAGGGCATCGCCATTATTTCGGTGGAAGAGGGATAA
- the plsX gene encoding phosphate acyltransferase PlsX translates to MKIAVDAMGGDHGLSPNVEGAIQATRESSLSIILVGDEPSLQSHLDKLGGTKAGIEIFHAPQVVDMHESPALIARKKRDSSIWKATELVKNKQADALVSAGNTGATMVSAFFLLGLIQGVERPAIAATLPTRQGKAIMLDVGATVDCTARQLFQFGIMGHEYGRHLLGTDRPRVGLLSIGEEDTKGNEVTKETFKLLKDSPINFIGNVEGRDVYSGNADVIVTDGFIGNVALKISEGLADAIKKMLMKEIAQSALGRLSYLFVAGPLLRLRRKTDYAEFGGAPLLGVEGISMICHGRSSSKAIKNAILRAQALAEGGLIEEIRGDIAQGCR, encoded by the coding sequence ATGAAAATAGCCGTGGACGCGATGGGGGGGGATCATGGATTATCTCCCAATGTCGAAGGAGCCATACAGGCTACAAGGGAATCCTCTCTCTCGATTATCCTGGTCGGGGACGAACCGTCTCTCCAATCTCATCTGGACAAACTCGGCGGCACCAAAGCCGGCATTGAGATTTTTCATGCGCCACAGGTTGTGGATATGCATGAATCTCCTGCGTTGATTGCCAGAAAAAAACGAGATTCTTCCATATGGAAAGCCACAGAATTAGTTAAAAATAAGCAAGCTGACGCGTTGGTGAGTGCCGGAAATACTGGTGCTACGATGGTGTCAGCATTTTTTCTTTTGGGATTGATCCAAGGGGTAGAACGACCGGCAATCGCCGCGACATTGCCGACTCGCCAGGGTAAGGCAATCATGCTGGATGTCGGCGCCACTGTTGATTGTACGGCTCGCCAACTTTTCCAGTTTGGGATAATGGGGCATGAATATGGTAGGCATCTCCTGGGAACTGATCGTCCAAGGGTCGGTCTATTGAGTATTGGGGAAGAAGATACCAAGGGGAATGAAGTCACCAAAGAAACCTTTAAATTGTTGAAGGATAGCCCTATTAATTTCATTGGTAATGTTGAAGGGCGAGATGTCTATAGTGGGAATGCCGATGTCATTGTGACCGATGGATTTATTGGAAATGTGGCCTTGAAAATTTCTGAAGGGTTGGCGGATGCGATTAAAAAGATGCTGATGAAAGAAATTGCCCAGTCAGCTCTGGGTCGGCTTTCCTATCTATTTGTGGCCGGACCCCTTCTGCGTTTACGGCGAAAAACCGATTATGCCGAATTCGGCGGAGCTCCACTTTTAGGGGTTGAGGGTATCAGTATGATTTGTCATGGTCGTTCCTCCTCGAAGGCGATCAAGAATGCTATTCTTCGAGCCCAGGCTTTGGCAGAAGGTGGCTTGATTGAGGAAATCCGAGGGGACATTGCCCAAGGGTGCAGGTGA
- a CDS encoding beta-ketoacyl-ACP synthase III, translating into MNSLILGTGAYVPKRILTNADLERMVETSDTWIIERTGIRERRVVDPGQACSDLAVEAAQRALIAADVAPSEIDLILLATCTGDSPLPSTACLIQHRLGANRAAACDISAACCGFIYALAIADAYVRNGMRHVLVIGSEVMSAITDWTDRNTCVLFGDGAGAVVVGQGTEGSGILSTHLHANGGLSDMIQVPGGGSREPASKEVLQEKRCFIKMKGNETFKIAVKSMEEATKEALEANKLAMDDVDLFIPHQANMRILNAVGQRLGLDREKLMINLDRFGNTSAASIPLALDQAVREGRIHKGSVVLLAAFGAGLTWASAVVRW; encoded by the coding sequence ATGAATAGTCTGATTCTAGGGACAGGGGCCTATGTTCCCAAGCGAATCTTGACCAATGCGGATTTAGAGCGCATGGTTGAGACCTCGGATACCTGGATTATTGAACGGACAGGCATCAGGGAGCGCCGAGTGGTTGACCCAGGGCAGGCCTGTTCCGATTTAGCTGTTGAGGCGGCTCAGCGTGCGTTAATCGCTGCTGATGTGGCCCCATCGGAGATCGACCTGATCCTTTTAGCCACCTGTACTGGAGATTCTCCTCTTCCTTCAACTGCCTGTCTTATCCAGCATCGGTTAGGAGCAAATCGGGCAGCAGCGTGTGATATTTCCGCCGCCTGTTGTGGATTTATCTATGCGTTGGCTATTGCAGATGCTTATGTGAGAAATGGTATGCGGCACGTATTGGTCATTGGTTCCGAAGTCATGTCGGCGATAACCGATTGGACCGATCGCAATACGTGCGTGTTATTTGGCGACGGAGCTGGGGCGGTGGTGGTAGGGCAAGGCACTGAAGGTTCGGGGATTCTTTCCACCCATTTGCATGCCAATGGCGGACTCTCTGATATGATTCAGGTTCCCGGAGGCGGATCGCGGGAGCCGGCATCCAAAGAGGTTCTTCAAGAAAAACGATGTTTTATAAAAATGAAGGGCAATGAAACTTTTAAAATCGCCGTTAAATCAATGGAGGAGGCCACCAAAGAGGCATTAGAGGCCAATAAATTAGCAATGGACGATGTCGATCTGTTCATTCCTCATCAGGCCAATATGCGGATATTGAATGCCGTGGGTCAGCGATTGGGGTTGGATCGAGAAAAGTTGATGATAAATTTAGATCGATTTGGTAATACCTCTGCAGCATCGATTCCGTTGGCGCTCGATCAAGCTGTCCGGGAGGGAAGAATTCATAAAGGGAGTGTGGTGTTGTTGGCTGCATTTGGTGCAGGTCTTACCTGGGCTTCAGCGGTCGTTCGTTGGTAA
- a CDS encoding SDR family oxidoreductase: MSGTTSWGDNDWALILGVSSGFGEAAAMELANLGLNICGVHLDRKSTQANAERIASQIRSLGREVLFFNVNAADPEKRVDILKALKQRGEESGRSVCVRVLLHSLAFGTLKPYIAESHAEAINKAQMDMTLDVMANSLVYWTQDLVAQKFLGTGSRIFSMTSAGGARVWRTYGAVSAAKSALESHTRQLALELAPLGITVNSLMAGVTDTPALRKIPGSDEMLTLAKRKNPSNRLTTTQDVADALGLLSHPKAHWITGNVICVDGGEFIVD, encoded by the coding sequence ATGTCTGGAACGACCTCATGGGGTGATAATGATTGGGCGCTGATTCTAGGAGTCTCTAGTGGATTTGGAGAGGCGGCAGCTATGGAGCTGGCCAATTTAGGGTTGAATATCTGTGGTGTGCATCTTGATCGAAAATCAACGCAAGCGAATGCGGAGCGCATTGCCTCGCAGATTCGCTCACTCGGTCGAGAGGTCCTGTTTTTTAATGTCAATGCGGCCGATCCCGAAAAGCGTGTCGACATTTTGAAGGCACTGAAGCAACGGGGAGAAGAATCCGGGAGGTCCGTCTGTGTCAGAGTGTTGTTGCATTCGTTAGCTTTTGGGACCCTGAAGCCGTATATTGCGGAATCCCATGCAGAGGCCATTAATAAAGCACAGATGGATATGACGTTGGATGTCATGGCTAATAGTCTGGTGTATTGGACACAGGATTTAGTGGCACAAAAATTTTTGGGTACAGGGAGTCGCATCTTCTCCATGACCAGCGCCGGAGGCGCACGAGTCTGGCGAACCTATGGGGCGGTTTCCGCTGCAAAGTCGGCCCTGGAATCTCATACGAGGCAATTAGCCCTGGAACTGGCTCCTCTGGGTATCACGGTAAACTCGCTGATGGCAGGTGTCACCGATACTCCGGCTTTGCGTAAAATTCCCGGTTCTGATGAAATGCTGACCTTAGCCAAACGAAAAAATCCTTCAAACCGGCTGACTACAACTCAAGATGTCGCCGATGCGTTAGGCCTGTTAAGTCATCCGAAAGCTCATTGGATCACTGGAAATGTAATTTGTGTGGATGGTGGAGAGTTTATTGTTGACTAG
- the fabD gene encoding ACP S-malonyltransferase, protein MKPVFGFLFPGQGSQSVGMGKILFDRSPAVQALYKEAADILGYDIAALCFEGPSEQLNRTEYTQPALLVTSLAAFQQVGDGPLLPAAVAGHSLGEYTALVAAGALNFGEAVNLVQKRARYMAEAVTPGSGLVAAILGLSEKDVRSVCQEAGSMGIVAPANFNSPGQTVIAGEKAAVEHAAALAKTRGAKRVMPLPVSVPVHTPLMQVAADRLKKDIDSLKWSVLKVPLVNNVEAKALLSAEEVRESLVRQLPSPVRWQETIQAMSLMGITHFVEIGPGKVLTGLVKRIVPEATTWNVMDQESYAHVLSHCA, encoded by the coding sequence ATGAAGCCAGTCTTTGGTTTTCTGTTTCCTGGGCAAGGCTCTCAGTCTGTCGGCATGGGGAAGATTCTTTTTGATAGGAGTCCTGCGGTTCAGGCCCTCTATAAGGAAGCCGCGGATATCTTGGGGTATGATATTGCCGCATTGTGTTTTGAGGGGCCGTCAGAACAACTCAATCGAACCGAATATACGCAGCCGGCATTGCTGGTGACCAGTCTCGCAGCATTCCAACAGGTCGGTGATGGCCCCCTTCTTCCCGCTGCGGTTGCCGGTCATAGCTTAGGCGAATATACCGCATTAGTGGCGGCCGGCGCGTTAAATTTTGGTGAAGCGGTTAATCTGGTGCAGAAGCGCGCGCGTTATATGGCCGAGGCCGTGACTCCAGGAAGTGGGTTAGTGGCCGCGATTTTAGGCCTTTCGGAAAAGGATGTCCGAAGTGTTTGTCAAGAAGCAGGATCTATGGGCATTGTGGCTCCTGCCAATTTCAATTCTCCAGGCCAAACGGTTATTGCCGGAGAAAAAGCCGCAGTGGAGCATGCCGCAGCATTGGCTAAGACGCGTGGAGCGAAGCGGGTCATGCCGCTTCCGGTCAGTGTCCCCGTTCATACTCCATTGATGCAGGTTGCTGCTGACAGGCTAAAAAAAGATATTGATTCTCTAAAGTGGTCTGTTTTAAAGGTACCGTTGGTTAATAATGTGGAAGCGAAAGCCTTGTTGTCAGCGGAGGAGGTTCGTGAGTCCCTTGTTCGACAATTACCTTCTCCGGTGCGCTGGCAGGAAACCATCCAGGCCATGTCGCTGATGGGCATCACACATTTCGTGGAAATCGGTCCAGGGAAAGTTTTGACGGGATTAGTGAAGCGCATTGTTCCTGAGGCCACCACCTGGAATGTGATGGATCAGGAATCGTACGCCCACGTCCTGTCGCACTGCGCCTAA
- the fabG gene encoding 3-oxoacyl-[acyl-carrier-protein] reductase, translating to MLTEKIAIVTGGAQGIGQAIATNLAKEGADVVVADLDADRCQETVDLVQQSGRKALAVSVNVGEWEQAKGMMERVLKEWGRVDILVNNAGITRDGLLMRMKEEDWLAVLQVNLTGTFFCAKAVLPSMSKQRSGRIVNIASIVGAIGNMGQANYAASKAGVIGLTKTIAREYASRNITVNAVAPGFIDTAMTQHLSPEIKEGLLNQIALKRLGQPSDVADAVCFLSSEKAGYITGHVLHVNGGMHMAS from the coding sequence TTGTTGACGGAAAAAATTGCAATAGTGACAGGCGGTGCCCAAGGAATCGGGCAGGCGATTGCGACTAACTTGGCCAAGGAAGGTGCAGATGTGGTGGTCGCCGATCTTGATGCCGATCGTTGTCAAGAAACCGTGGATCTTGTCCAACAGTCAGGTCGCAAAGCGTTGGCGGTTTCGGTCAATGTTGGCGAGTGGGAACAGGCCAAGGGAATGATGGAACGCGTCCTCAAAGAATGGGGGCGAGTGGATATCTTGGTCAATAACGCCGGTATTACGCGAGATGGCTTGCTGATGCGGATGAAAGAGGAGGATTGGCTTGCCGTCCTCCAGGTCAATTTGACCGGCACGTTTTTCTGTGCAAAGGCCGTTCTGCCTTCCATGAGCAAGCAGCGAAGTGGTCGTATTGTTAATATTGCTTCTATTGTCGGAGCAATCGGGAACATGGGCCAGGCTAACTATGCGGCGTCAAAAGCGGGTGTGATTGGTCTCACCAAAACAATTGCCCGGGAGTATGCCAGTCGAAATATTACCGTCAATGCCGTGGCTCCGGGATTTATTGATACGGCGATGACCCAACATCTTTCGCCAGAAATTAAAGAGGGATTACTGAATCAAATTGCATTAAAGCGGTTAGGGCAGCCTTCGGATGTTGCCGATGCAGTATGTTTTCTGAGTTCGGAGAAGGCCGGGTATATTACCGGGCATGTGTTACATGTGAATGGCGGGATGCATATGGCGTCCTAG
- the acpP gene encoding acyl carrier protein, translating into MAVEERVKKIIVEQLGVEEDDVVPEAKFVEDLGADSLDTVELVMALEEEFEIEIPDEDAEKIQTVSAAIDFIKEKV; encoded by the coding sequence ATGGCAGTTGAAGAGCGTGTCAAAAAAATTATTGTGGAACAATTAGGTGTTGAAGAAGATGACGTGGTTCCTGAGGCCAAGTTTGTAGAAGATCTTGGAGCTGACTCCTTAGATACGGTGGAATTGGTGATGGCCTTAGAAGAAGAGTTTGAGATCGAAATTCCGGATGAAGATGCAGAAAAAATTCAAACGGTCTCGGCGGCCATCGATTTTATCAAAGAAAAGGTCTGA
- the fabF gene encoding beta-ketoacyl-ACP synthase II, with the protein MTEWKPRRVVVTGLGLVTPLDIGVSNTWDKLCKGQSGIGPITRFDASQYSVQIAGEVKNFDPSTFIEKKEIKKMDTFIHFALAASQEAVDDAKLVVNPDEADRVGVYIGAGIGGLPAIEHYHKVLLERGPDRVSPFFIPMVIINLASGQVAIRFGAKGPNACTVTACATGNHCIGDGFRLIQRGEADVMLVGGAESTICPTAVAGFAAAKALSKRNDEPNRASRPFDKDRDGFVIGEGAGVLILEELEHAKSRGARIYAEVIGYAMNSDAFHITAPPDDGAGAVTCMERAIQDAGIAKESVGYINAHATSTFADRIETQVIKHVFGDRAYSIPVGSTKSMTGHLLGAAGGIEAVFSILAMHHGIIPPTINLETPDPECDLDYIPTHARSCAIDVAISNAFGFGGVNACLVFRRWKGE; encoded by the coding sequence ATGACTGAATGGAAACCACGACGTGTGGTTGTGACAGGATTGGGATTGGTTACACCTCTGGATATTGGTGTATCCAACACATGGGATAAATTATGCAAAGGCCAATCCGGAATCGGACCCATTACCCGATTTGATGCCAGTCAGTATTCGGTGCAGATTGCGGGAGAGGTCAAGAATTTTGATCCCTCGACGTTTATTGAGAAAAAAGAAATCAAAAAGATGGATACCTTCATCCATTTTGCCCTTGCCGCCAGTCAGGAAGCGGTGGATGATGCCAAGCTTGTCGTGAACCCGGATGAGGCGGACCGTGTGGGAGTCTATATTGGAGCAGGCATTGGAGGTCTTCCGGCCATTGAACATTATCATAAGGTGTTGCTGGAACGTGGCCCCGACCGGGTTTCCCCATTTTTTATCCCGATGGTCATTATTAATTTGGCATCCGGTCAGGTGGCGATCCGTTTTGGTGCTAAGGGTCCGAATGCCTGTACGGTCACGGCCTGCGCCACAGGGAATCATTGTATTGGGGACGGATTTCGACTGATTCAGCGGGGAGAGGCCGATGTGATGCTGGTGGGAGGAGCGGAATCGACCATTTGCCCTACAGCGGTAGCTGGATTTGCTGCGGCGAAGGCGTTGTCCAAGAGAAATGATGAACCGAACCGGGCCAGTCGGCCTTTTGATAAAGACCGTGACGGGTTTGTCATTGGCGAAGGTGCCGGTGTGTTAATTCTGGAGGAATTGGAGCACGCCAAATCTCGAGGCGCGCGTATTTACGCCGAGGTGATCGGCTATGCCATGAATAGCGATGCCTTTCATATTACTGCCCCACCAGATGATGGAGCCGGTGCGGTAACCTGTATGGAGCGTGCGATTCAGGATGCGGGAATCGCCAAAGAATCTGTGGGATATATTAATGCTCATGCCACGTCCACATTTGCCGATCGGATTGAAACCCAGGTTATCAAACACGTCTTTGGGGACCGGGCCTATTCCATTCCTGTGGGTTCTACCAAGTCCATGACCGGCCATCTATTGGGGGCTGCCGGGGGAATTGAAGCGGTCTTTTCTATTTTAGCTATGCACCACGGCATCATTCCTCCGACGATCAATTTGGAAACGCCAGATCCCGAATGCGACTTGGATTATATTCCGACTCATGCCAGATCCTGTGCCATCGATGTCGCCATATCCAATGCATTTGGATTTGGTGGAGTCAATGCCTGTCTAGTATTCCGGCGTTGGAAGGGCGAATAG
- the rnc gene encoding ribonuclease III produces the protein MAALAFEDIQESLEYKFKQQALLCEALTHRSFSQTQRQAGSPHNERLEFLGDAVLGLVVSESLAAMFPDSTEGKLSKIKAGLISRSTLSKAASRLQLGQWLRLGRGEEATKGREKISLLANALEAIIGAVYLDGGLDAARAFIQKVLTAEFFSLHNSPVSSVGWDGKSRLQEWTHKQFGASPQYRLVRESGPDHQKVFAVTVEIQGKIMGQGEGRTKKEAEQAAAAQAMAQAGLDVSDEPNYSIKKSTD, from the coding sequence GTGGCTGCTCTTGCATTTGAAGACATTCAGGAATCGTTGGAGTATAAATTTAAGCAGCAAGCTCTGCTATGTGAGGCGCTCACCCACCGTTCCTTTTCTCAAACTCAACGCCAGGCGGGGAGTCCCCACAATGAACGGTTAGAATTTTTAGGGGATGCGGTGTTGGGATTGGTTGTCAGCGAAAGTCTTGCGGCGATGTTCCCGGATTCTACAGAGGGCAAACTCTCCAAGATTAAAGCGGGGTTAATTAGCCGATCCACTCTTTCGAAAGCAGCGAGTCGTCTCCAGTTGGGGCAGTGGTTACGATTGGGTCGGGGGGAGGAAGCGACCAAGGGCCGAGAAAAAATATCACTGTTAGCCAATGCCCTTGAAGCGATCATTGGGGCGGTGTATCTTGATGGGGGGTTGGATGCCGCGAGAGCCTTTATTCAAAAAGTTTTGACCGCGGAATTTTTTTCATTACACAACAGTCCGGTATCTTCAGTGGGGTGGGATGGGAAAAGCCGTCTGCAAGAATGGACGCATAAACAATTTGGAGCAAGTCCCCAGTATCGACTTGTTCGGGAATCCGGCCCGGATCATCAAAAAGTTTTTGCTGTCACGGTGGAAATACAAGGGAAAATCATGGGTCAGGGAGAGGGTCGGACGAAAAAAGAGGCCGAACAAGCTGCGGCAGCGCAAGCGATGGCTCAGGCTGGGCTTGATGTTTCAGACGAGCCAAATTATTCAATCAAGAAATCAACAGATTAG
- a CDS encoding peptidylprolyl isomerase has protein sequence MIKTKFGEMEAVLFPDLAPKHVESFLKLAKSGFYNGTIFHRVIPGFMIQGGDPLTKDPANRSRYGTGGPGYTVPAEFNRIIHEKGILSAARTADPNSAGSQFFIMADKAPHLDGQYTVFGEVVKGLDVIDTIVSQPRDLKDNPLERIEMTIDLIQ, from the coding sequence CTGATTAAGACGAAATTTGGAGAAATGGAAGCCGTGTTATTCCCGGACTTAGCACCCAAGCATGTTGAAAGTTTTCTCAAATTAGCCAAGTCAGGGTTTTATAATGGAACCATTTTTCATCGGGTTATTCCTGGATTTATGATTCAAGGGGGAGATCCTTTGACAAAAGATCCAGCCAATCGAAGCCGATACGGAACCGGGGGTCCCGGCTATACGGTACCAGCAGAATTTAATCGGATTATTCACGAAAAAGGCATTCTTTCCGCAGCCCGCACGGCAGATCCCAATAGCGCGGGATCGCAGTTTTTCATTATGGCGGATAAGGCTCCCCATTTGGATGGCCAGTACACCGTGTTTGGGGAAGTCGTGAAAGGTCTTGACGTTATTGATACGATCGTGAGCCAGCCTCGTGACCTGAAAGATAATCCTCTCGAGCGAATTGAAATGACGATAGACCTGATTCAATAA
- the folD gene encoding bifunctional methylenetetrahydrofolate dehydrogenase/methenyltetrahydrofolate cyclohydrolase FolD, which produces MPAQLIDGKALAQAIRESIAEEVRLFEKDTGVKPGLAAVLVGDDPASAVYVRNKKIACEKAGLYPQEHRLPASTTQETLLQLIHQLNTDPRIHGILVQLPLPPGMDSQAILQAVSSGKDVDGFHPVNVGRLVTGDPVFVPCTPKGVIQMIESTGQDIAGKRAVVIGRSNIVGKPVAMLLLHRHATVTICHSRTKDLPAVVREADIVIAAIGKPLFVTPEMVKPGAIVIDVGINRLADGKLVGDVDFDRVKERAGWLTPVPGGVGPMTIAMLLQNTVESAKRKVGT; this is translated from the coding sequence GTGCCCGCACAGTTAATTGATGGCAAAGCCTTAGCTCAGGCGATTCGAGAGAGCATTGCAGAAGAGGTTCGCCTTTTTGAAAAAGATACAGGGGTTAAGCCCGGCTTAGCAGCCGTGTTAGTGGGAGACGATCCGGCCTCGGCTGTCTATGTGCGGAACAAGAAAATAGCCTGTGAAAAAGCCGGGCTCTATCCTCAGGAACATCGTCTGCCGGCGTCCACGACCCAAGAAACCTTATTGCAATTGATCCACCAGCTGAATACCGATCCTCGAATTCACGGCATCCTGGTCCAGCTCCCCCTGCCCCCCGGCATGGACAGTCAAGCGATTTTGCAAGCTGTCTCCTCCGGGAAAGACGTCGACGGGTTTCACCCGGTCAATGTCGGACGTTTGGTTACAGGCGACCCGGTATTTGTTCCCTGTACACCGAAGGGGGTTATTCAGATGATCGAGTCGACGGGACAAGACATTGCCGGGAAGCGAGCCGTAGTGATTGGTCGGAGTAATATTGTAGGAAAACCCGTGGCCATGTTGCTTTTACATCGACATGCCACCGTCACCATCTGTCATTCACGCACCAAAGATCTTCCCGCCGTAGTTCGTGAAGCCGACATCGTGATTGCGGCCATCGGGAAACCTCTTTTCGTCACCCCAGAGATGGTGAAACCGGGGGCGATCGTGATTGATGTGGGGATTAATCGATTAGCCGATGGAAAATTAGTCGGGGATGTGGATTTTGACCGGGTTAAAGAACGAGCGGGATGGCTCACACCCGTTCCCGGCGGTGTTGGCCCGATGACAATTGCCATGCTGCTTCAGAATACGGTGGAATCAGCCAAACGGAAAGTCGGCACGTAA